The following proteins are encoded in a genomic region of Syngnathoides biaculeatus isolate LvHL_M chromosome 15, ASM1980259v1, whole genome shotgun sequence:
- the ppp2r3c gene encoding serine/threonine-protein phosphatase 2A regulatory subunit B'' subunit gamma, producing MSKENRTDWSDVLKRRLANSNRGKRSEEEKKCEEMQLFSKYYSEWKGGSGKNKSYKDIPRFYFRLPAEDEVLLQKLREEYRAVFLQRKSRELLDHEELQNLWFLLEKHQVPPVNSEEAMISYEAYLKVGNMAGPKCNKFFTARVYAKLLHSDPYGRISIMQFFNYVMRKVWLHQTRIGLSLYDVAGQGYLRESDLENYILELIPTLPQLDGLEKSFYSFYVCTAVRKFFFFLDPLRTGKIKIQDILACSFLDDLLELRDEELSKESQESNWFSAPSALRVYGQYLNLDKDHNGMLSKEELSRYGTATLTSVFLERVFQECLTYDGEMDYKTYLDFVLALENKKEPAALQYIFKLLDMDNQGYLNVFSLNYFFRVIQDQMKVHCQVPVSFQDVKDEIFDMVKPKDPYKITLQDLVNSCQGDTVTSILIDLNGFWTYENREAPVANDGDSPSTANNDDS from the exons ATGTCGAAAGAAAATCGGACTGATTGGTCGGATGTTTTGAAAAGGAGGTTAGCAAACTCAAACAGAG GTAAAAGaagtgaagaggaaaaaaaatgtgaagaaatgcaGTTGTTTAGCAAATATTATTCCGAATGGAAGGGCGGAAGTGGCAAAAACAAATCTTACAAGGACATTCCGCGATTCTACTTCAGG CTACCGGCAGAGGATGAAGTTTTACTCCAGAAACTGAGAGAAGAATATCGAGCAGTCTTTCTCCAGAGGAAGAGCAGAGAGCTGTTGGATCATGAGGAACTCCAG AATCTTTGGTTTCTTCTTGAGAAGCACCAGGTGCCTCCAGTGAATAGTGAAGAGGCCATGATCAGCTACGAAGCCTACCTGAAGGTGGGCAACATGGCTGGGCCCAAGTGCAA CAAATTCTTCACAGCCAGAGTATATGCCAAATTGCTCCACAGCGACCCCTACGGGAGGATCTCTATCATGCAGTTCTTCAATTATGTCATGAGGAAAG TGTGGCTGCATCAGACCCGGATTGGCCTGAGTCTCTATGATGTTGCAGGACAGGGCTACCTCAGAGAGTCT GATCTGGAGAACTATATATTGGAGCTGATCCCGACGCTACCTCAGTTGGATGGACTGGAGAAGTCTTTTTACTCTTTCTATGTGTGCACTGCTGTTcgcaagtttttctttttccttgacCCTCTACGTACTG gaaaaatTAAAATCCAGGACATCTTGGCCTGCAGTTTTCTGGATGATTTATTAGAG TTAAGAGATGAGGAATTGTCTAAAGAGAGTCAGGAGTCCAACTGGTTCTCTGCACCTTCGGCTCTCAGAGTCTATG GCCAATACCTCAACCTGGATAAGGACCACAACGGCATGTTGAGCAAGGAGGAGCTGTCACGCTATGGCACAGCCACCCTCACCTCAGTCTTCCTTGAACGAGTGTTTCAGGAATGCCTCACTTATGATGGAGAAATG GATTATAAGACTTATTTAGACTTTGTGTTGGCCTTGGAAAACAAGAAAGAGCCAGCAGCACTGCAGTATATTTTTAAGCTTCTAGACATGGACAATCAAGGATACCTCAATGTCTTCTCCCTCAACTATTTCTTCAGG GTCATCCAAGATCAGATGAAAGTGCACTGTCAGGTCCCAGTCTCCTTCCAGGATGTTAAG GATGAGATCTTTGACATGGTCAAGCCTAAAGACCCTTATAAGATCACGCTCCAGGACTTGGTGAACAGTTGCCAGGGTGACACGGTGACCAGCATCCTGATTGACCTCAATGGCTTTTGGACATATGAGAACAGAGAGGCGCCAGTTGCCAATGACGGCGACAGCCCCAGCACAGCTAATAATGATGACTCCTAA
- the fam177a1 gene encoding LOW QUALITY PROTEIN: protein FAM177A1 (The sequence of the model RefSeq protein was modified relative to this genomic sequence to represent the inferred CDS: deleted 1 base in 1 codon) produces the protein MADLSLCLTNVNVSLGRTMEADKRPAGAEDLERVEMGNSGDRQGRVKLPRRTIHFASGETMEEYSTDEEEEEEPVEKKVVTVDASNLTWGPYLWFHLWRMATSTISVCDYMGEKLASLFGITAPKYQYAIDEYYRLKKEQEEEEEENRLADEAERQFTEQQRSDKKDSGLPTREQPERLGASFLNASFDHKPEAPLHTPDNRPPCPLPF, from the exons ATGGCGGACTTGTCATTGTGTTTA ACAAACGTTAACGTTTCTTTGGGACGAACTATGGAAGCTGATAAG AGGCCAGCAGGGGCGGAAGACTTGGAGAGAGTGGAGATGGGCAACTCTGGGGACAGGCAGGGAAGAGTTAAGCTTCCCCGCAGAACCATCCACTTTGCTAGTGGTGAGACAATGGAGGAGTACAGTactgatgaagaggaggaagaagagccaGTGGAGAAAAAAGTTGTTACCGTGGATGCA TCAAATTTGACCTGGGGACCATACTTGTGGTTCCACTTGTGGAGAATGGCCACCTCAACAATCTCAG TGTGTGACTATATGGGAGAGAAACTTGCCTCTCTTTTTGGTATTACCGCTCCTAAATACCAGTACGCTATTGACGAGTACTACCGTCTGAAAAAAGAG caagaagaagaggaggaggagaaccgTCTGGCTGATGAGGCAGAGCGTCAATTTACCGAGCAGCAGAGGAGCGACAAGAAGGATTCTGGGCTACCTACCAGAGAGCAGCCTGAAAGATTAGGCGCATCGTTTTTAAATGCTTCGTTTGACCACAAGCCTGAAGCACCTCTCCACACTCCTGACAACAGACCACCTTGTCCTCTCCCCTTCTGA